One window of Sediminispirochaeta bajacaliforniensis DSM 16054 genomic DNA carries:
- a CDS encoding DNA methyltransferase: MSDQFDFSVDKGPVECLGKTFQNDEERRNYFTELLREKLKDPEFRSIEGFPLGEDEDILALSDPPYYTACPNPWMGEFIEQWEQEKPTKQEGYKYHREPFAADVSEGKNDPIYNAHSYHTKVPHKAIMRYILHYTEPGDIVFDGFCGTGMTGVAAQMCGDIGTVQSLGYRVERDGTILQEETDEEGKNVWKPFSKLGARKAVLNDLSPAATFIAYNYNIPVDIVQFEREAKRILDEVEEECGWMYETIHTDGKTKGKINYTVWSDVFVCPSCVNEVVFWNEAVDQKAGKVKDSFPCPHCHAEMTKQNMDRAWETFYDSALNENIKQAKQVPVLINYSINGYKGRFEKKPDEFDYELIEKIDQKEIPYWFPTNRLPDGYNTRQPIRSHGITHMHHFYTKRNLWTLASIYNRSNPNFYSSQLAMWWTLTKLYRYRWAGGVPGAGGGPMAGTLYIPSIIKDISVLFSAKDVFNKSIRKKKLLSNLNFQPISTQSSENNKIKNDTLDYIFIDPPFGSNLNYSELSSLWESWLKIMTNNTSEAIENSVQEKGPAEYRSIMTSCFKEAYRLLKPGRWMTVEFSNTKASVWNTIQTALTDAGFIVSNVAGLDKKQGSIKAVTTSTAVKKDLVISAYKPNGGFEDRFIKEANSEDGVWDFIGTHLKYLIVTKKSGANLVHIPERDPRILYDQLISYYVRKGYNIPLSSQEFQKGLAERFEERDDMFFLHDQVVEYDKARAKFSGQVQLSLFVDDEKSAIDWLRDYLKRKPGTYSDIHPNFMQQMSANSWKAGEKQPELQDLLNLNFLRYDGKDEVPSQIHSYLSTNFKDLRKLDKNDEALKAKAKDRWYVPDPNKEADLEKVRLKSLLKEYEGYKEGKGKLKEVRREALRAGFKQDYQNKNFNNIMLIAKRLKPEIIDEDETLLMYFDYASMVVED, translated from the coding sequence ATGAGTGACCAATTTGATTTTTCAGTAGATAAAGGGCCTGTAGAATGTCTGGGGAAGACTTTTCAGAATGATGAAGAACGACGCAACTACTTCACAGAATTACTCAGAGAGAAATTGAAAGATCCTGAATTCAGATCCATAGAAGGATTTCCTCTCGGAGAAGATGAAGATATTCTGGCTCTTTCTGATCCTCCTTACTATACGGCATGTCCAAATCCCTGGATGGGCGAATTTATAGAACAGTGGGAACAAGAAAAGCCAACAAAGCAGGAAGGATATAAGTACCATAGAGAACCATTCGCCGCTGATGTAAGTGAAGGGAAAAACGATCCAATCTATAATGCCCACTCCTACCACACTAAAGTTCCTCATAAAGCTATCATGCGATATATCCTTCACTATACGGAGCCTGGAGATATTGTTTTTGATGGATTTTGTGGGACAGGAATGACTGGTGTAGCTGCACAAATGTGCGGTGATATCGGTACTGTCCAATCTTTGGGTTATCGAGTTGAAAGAGATGGAACCATATTGCAGGAAGAGACTGATGAAGAGGGAAAGAATGTTTGGAAGCCTTTCTCAAAACTTGGTGCAAGAAAAGCAGTTCTGAATGACCTTTCTCCAGCAGCAACCTTTATTGCCTACAACTACAATATTCCTGTTGATATTGTCCAGTTTGAAAGGGAAGCCAAACGGATTCTGGATGAAGTGGAAGAAGAGTGTGGCTGGATGTATGAAACGATACATACTGATGGAAAAACTAAAGGAAAGATAAATTACACGGTTTGGTCTGATGTGTTTGTTTGTCCTTCATGTGTAAATGAGGTAGTTTTCTGGAATGAAGCTGTTGATCAAAAGGCCGGAAAAGTTAAGGATTCATTTCCATGCCCTCATTGTCATGCAGAAATGACTAAACAAAATATGGATAGGGCTTGGGAAACATTCTATGATTCAGCTCTTAATGAAAATATAAAGCAAGCTAAGCAAGTTCCTGTACTCATAAATTACTCCATAAATGGTTATAAAGGAAGATTTGAAAAGAAACCTGATGAGTTTGATTATGAATTGATTGAAAAAATTGATCAGAAAGAAATCCCTTATTGGTTTCCAACGAATCGTTTACCAGATGGATATAATACAAGGCAACCGATTCGTTCACATGGTATTACTCATATGCATCATTTTTATACGAAGAGAAATCTTTGGACATTAGCAAGTATTTATAATCGAAGTAATCCCAATTTCTATAGCTCCCAATTGGCAATGTGGTGGACCTTAACGAAACTATACAGGTATAGATGGGCTGGAGGTGTACCTGGCGCTGGAGGAGGACCGATGGCTGGAACTTTATATATTCCATCTATTATAAAAGATATTTCAGTTCTTTTTTCAGCAAAGGATGTGTTTAACAAAAGTATCAGGAAAAAGAAATTATTATCAAATCTCAATTTTCAACCGATATCTACTCAATCATCAGAAAACAATAAGATAAAAAATGATACATTAGATTATATTTTTATTGATCCCCCATTTGGTTCAAATCTGAATTATTCTGAGCTCAGTTCTCTATGGGAGTCTTGGCTTAAAATTATGACGAATAATACTTCTGAAGCTATCGAAAATTCAGTTCAAGAAAAAGGTCCAGCCGAGTATAGAAGCATCATGACTTCTTGTTTTAAGGAAGCATACCGTTTACTTAAACCTGGAAGATGGATGACTGTAGAGTTTTCAAACACCAAAGCCAGCGTTTGGAATACTATTCAAACAGCATTAACTGATGCAGGGTTTATTGTATCCAATGTAGCTGGTCTTGATAAAAAACAAGGGAGTATTAAGGCTGTTACTACATCAACGGCTGTAAAAAAAGATTTGGTTATTTCAGCCTACAAACCTAACGGAGGCTTTGAAGACCGTTTTATAAAAGAAGCTAATTCAGAAGACGGAGTCTGGGATTTTATAGGAACCCACCTCAAATATTTAATTGTCACAAAGAAAAGTGGGGCCAATTTAGTTCATATACCAGAACGAGATCCTCGAATTCTTTATGACCAGTTAATTTCCTACTATGTCCGAAAGGGTTACAACATTCCTCTATCCAGTCAGGAATTTCAGAAAGGATTGGCTGAACGCTTTGAAGAACGAGATGACATGTTCTTTCTTCATGATCAAGTTGTAGAATACGATAAAGCTCGTGCCAAATTTTCTGGCCAGGTTCAACTATCTCTCTTTGTTGATGATGAGAAATCAGCCATTGATTGGCTTAGAGATTATCTGAAAAGAAAACCTGGAACTTATTCAGATATACATCCCAATTTTATGCAGCAGATGTCAGCAAATAGCTGGAAAGCTGGCGAAAAACAACCAGAACTACAGGACCTCTTAAACCTGAATTTTTTACGATATGACGGTAAAGATGAAGTACCCTCACAGATACATTCTTACCTCTCAACAAACTTCAAGGATTTGAGAAAATTAGATAAGAATGATGAAGCATTAAAGGCGAAAGCCAAGGATCGTTGGTATGTTCCTGATCCGAATAAAGAAGCAGACCTGGAAAAGGTTCGTTTGAAATCTCTGCTTAAAGAATATGAAGGATACAAAGAGGGTAAAGGCAAGCTGAAAGAGGTTCGCCGGGAAGCTCTTCGTGCCGGATTCAAACAGGACTATCAGAATAAAAACTTTAACAACATTATGCTCATTGCCAAACGCCTGAAGCCTGAAATCATCGATGAAGATGAAACTCTGCTCATGTACTTTGATTATGCCAGCATGGTGGTTGAGGACTGA